Genomic DNA from Chlorogloeopsis sp. ULAP01:
AAAAACTTTTGTATCACCTTGCGCGTTCCCGAACCCTCTTCTCGCACAATCAACGGTTCCTCTGCTAAACACTCCAGAGGTAAGTTACGCTGCTTTGCTAAGGGATGATTGGCAGGAGCGATCGCAACTAGTGGATTATCTAAAAATTGCTTTGCCTCTATATCGTCTCTCTCTGGTGGACAGCTGAGAATATATAAATCGTCAAGGTTGTCGTTCAGCCTTGCCAATAATGCTTCATGATTGGTAACCTCCAGAGAAACACTAACACCAGGATAAAGTTCGCAAAATGGTTTTAATAGTTTAGGAATGAAATACTTAGTCGTAGTTACTGCCGCTAGTCGCAGGCGTCCCTGTTTCATTCCCTTCAAGTCATCTATAGTTGTTTCTAATCGTCCTAAGCACTGAAAAATTTCTTGACAGGTACTTAAAACTTCTTTTCCAGCTTCTGTAAGGAAGACACGCTTACCTACTTGTTCAAATAGGGGCATGCCAATAGCCTGTGTTAAATGCTTAACTTGCATAGACACTGTAGGCTGAGTTACGAACAACTCTTCTGCCGCACGGGTGAAGCTACTGTGCCTTGCTGCTGCTTCAAAAGCCTGTAACTGATCGAGCGTAATAGACTTCAGGAACATATCCTTTTGTCTGATTTCCCCTAAAGAACTTTTCATGGAGACACGTTTACTAAATAGATAACTTACCAGCGCTTTCTGGCTCTCTGCGTAGAGAAGTTTAACAACATGAGTGTTGCTTAATCTTAATATACAGTAGTTTAACAACATTTATGTTGTTTAAGTCGAGCAGTGTAATACTCCAAGTCATAAACCCGGTTTTAATCAATCCCTCAAAGTTAGTACTGTCGGCAGTTAGCTCTTCACAGGGAAGGAATACAGGAATTTTAGTTGTGTTGAAAAATGGCTAAATATTTATTCGTAGGTACTTGGAGGTCATTTATAAAGTAAATATTAAGTAGGGGAGGTAAAAAACGGTCAAATGTTCTGCCCACCGAACTTCAGAGTGGTGGCTTCCGTCGATCTGAGTTCTCGTTTTATTACAGTTGTGTTACGGCTATGTAAGGATTTGAGCGTCGTAGAGAGTAGAAGTTAGCTGTAATGCACCCTACACTTACACCTAGAATTTAAGATTTATTTTATAAATCATCTCTTAATCACGATGAATATGTGGCTATGGGGTGCAATAAAATCACTAAATCGCAAGTCTATATATTTCTATTGCCAACAAAAAAGCAGAAGCAGCAAAGCAGACGGGCAAGTTATAATTTTTTTGCGGATAGGCGTAACAAAAATTTATGAGTAACCCCCTTGTACAAGCATTTTTTGTCGGCAGAGCAGTAGCTGAAGTTCTTTCTGAACGTTTAGAAAATGCCTTTACCGATGCTTTGAGTGAACTAGGCAAACTTGATGCTGAACTTAGAGAAGAAATGCGCCAGTTTACAGAAGAAGTCATGGAGCGTGCAAATCGAGCAGCTGATGCAACTGCCAGTGGTGTTAACACTACAGTAGTTGGGCAAACAGCTTCCGAACCTATTGATTTGCAAGCAATGATTGATGAACTGCGAGCAGAAATCGCCCTCCTGCGAACAGAATTACAACGTTATCGCAGCAGTAAAGGCTGATAAAAATAAACCCATAGTTAAGGCGGGTTTATGTAGAAAATATTTTATAAAGTTTAGAGAGATTGTCCCTAAAACCCGCCCGTACAGTGGTGAGTTGTAAATAACCAACAGCTAACAACAAATAACAACCAACAACCAATTAGGGTTAAGAGTGTCTTCTATCCCCACTATCCCCACTGACTCGGTTAAAAACCAGCGGTACGCAAAACTTATGGAACAAGGTTATACAGATAAAGCATACCGTTGGAATCGCGAAAACTATTCCAGTAGACGGCGTTTTGTAGATATTTGGTCATTTGTATTGACCTTATTGTTCAAGCTTTGGCTTTACAAAAAGTCTTGGAGTTACCCAGGTGGAGTTACCGAAGTAAAGCAAACTGCTAGACGTAAAACTCAAGCAGTCTGGATTCGTAATACTCTACTAGACCTGGGGCCAACTT
This window encodes:
- a CDS encoding LysR family transcriptional regulator gives rise to the protein MKSSLGEIRQKDMFLKSITLDQLQAFEAAARHSSFTRAAEELFVTQPTVSMQVKHLTQAIGMPLFEQVGKRVFLTEAGKEVLSTCQEIFQCLGRLETTIDDLKGMKQGRLRLAAVTTTKYFIPKLLKPFCELYPGVSVSLEVTNHEALLARLNDNLDDLYILSCPPERDDIEAKQFLDNPLVAIAPANHPLAKQRNLPLECLAEEPLIVREEGSGTRKVIQKFFERHGISPRINLELGSNEAIHQAVIDGLGLSVISLHTLKFTEVKNQLAILDIEGLPIRCQWQVIYPKKKQLSITANTFLEYLLATSQQFSVEK
- a CDS encoding DUF6825 family protein, whose product is MSNPLVQAFFVGRAVAEVLSERLENAFTDALSELGKLDAELREEMRQFTEEVMERANRAADATASGVNTTVVGQTASEPIDLQAMIDELRAEIALLRTELQRYRSSKG